From a single Flavobacteriales bacterium genomic region:
- the asnB gene encoding asparagine synthase (glutamine-hydrolyzing) — translation MAFTDTGEEALQRVSNATRTLQARGPDHTGYFEAPHMAMGHCRLSVLDPSAAAHQPFSDPTGRYTIVYNGECYNFREIAEQIAARGFQPVTHSDTEVILAAYILEGPAFLDSFRGFFALAIFDRETKELFLARDRFGIKPLFYYKCSDFFCFASEQKALFAYPVPRVLDLNSLHLYLHLNYVPGPQTMIRGILHLEPGCYARLRGNRFESHAYFDPPSGKDYLSGKTCTSSDLADAIRYSVRSRLISDVPLGTFLSGGIDSSIITALAKQEGGNIRTFTMGFKDQPYLDESEQAEATARFLGTDHTTFHVTGNDLLESAYQIQEHQDEPFADSSAVAMNLLAGKTRQEVTVALSGDGGDELFAGYRKHKAEQLMRRIGISGPHLRFLRLLPPLGAGGRGSKAGERIRQIQKFIDGLSLSSRERYWKWCGFTSDQDLHQLEIHETDEAKRRSSKWTSAIHGESNDLNDMLAADVRLVLAYDMLVKTDRMSMAHGLEVRVPFMDHDVVRCAFQMPAKNKMKGGQQKYVLKECFASILPPDIFNRPKKGFEIPIARWLRNEMRTDIQTTLSADALAAYPLLKPDEVARMVKACDQKYAGDYPARVWGLYLLYKWLAKYQPEIPD, via the coding sequence ATGGCATTTACCGATACGGGTGAGGAAGCGCTTCAGCGGGTATCAAATGCGACCCGCACCTTGCAAGCCCGCGGGCCTGACCATACGGGTTATTTCGAAGCACCACATATGGCCATGGGACATTGCCGCCTGTCGGTACTGGACCCCTCGGCAGCGGCACATCAACCTTTTTCAGACCCCACAGGCCGGTACACCATCGTGTACAACGGCGAATGCTACAATTTCCGGGAAATAGCGGAGCAAATCGCAGCCCGCGGGTTTCAACCCGTAACGCATTCCGACACGGAAGTGATCCTTGCCGCATACATCCTGGAGGGTCCCGCTTTCCTGGATTCTTTCAGGGGTTTTTTCGCATTGGCCATATTTGATCGGGAAACAAAAGAACTTTTCCTCGCCAGGGACCGGTTCGGCATCAAACCGCTGTTCTATTACAAATGCAGTGATTTCTTTTGCTTCGCCTCTGAACAAAAGGCATTGTTCGCGTACCCGGTTCCCCGCGTGCTCGACTTGAACAGCCTGCACCTCTATCTTCATCTGAACTATGTGCCGGGACCACAAACCATGATCCGGGGCATCCTTCACCTGGAACCGGGCTGCTATGCACGGCTACGCGGGAACAGGTTTGAATCTCATGCGTATTTTGATCCACCATCCGGAAAGGATTACCTGAGTGGAAAAACATGCACTTCCTCTGACCTGGCCGATGCAATCCGATATTCGGTCAGAAGCAGACTGATTTCCGATGTACCGCTGGGCACATTCCTGAGCGGAGGGATCGACTCATCCATCATCACGGCATTGGCCAAACAGGAAGGCGGGAACATCCGCACCTTTACCATGGGCTTCAAAGACCAGCCCTACCTGGATGAAAGTGAACAGGCGGAGGCCACGGCCCGCTTCCTGGGAACAGACCACACGACGTTTCATGTGACCGGCAATGACCTCCTGGAAAGCGCCTACCAAATCCAGGAGCACCAGGATGAACCCTTTGCAGACTCTTCAGCCGTGGCCATGAACCTGCTTGCAGGAAAAACCAGGCAGGAAGTGACCGTTGCCCTGTCAGGCGACGGAGGTGACGAACTCTTCGCCGGATACCGCAAACACAAAGCAGAACAACTCATGCGCCGCATCGGGATCAGCGGACCACATCTTCGGTTTCTCAGACTGCTGCCACCGCTAGGTGCCGGTGGGCGCGGCAGCAAAGCAGGGGAACGCATCCGGCAAATCCAGAAATTCATAGATGGCCTTTCACTGAGCAGCAGGGAACGCTACTGGAAATGGTGCGGATTCACGAGCGACCAGGACCTGCACCAATTGGAAATACATGAAACGGACGAAGCCAAACGGCGAAGCAGCAAATGGACATCAGCCATACACGGTGAATCAAACGACCTCAACGATATGCTCGCTGCCGATGTACGCCTTGTTCTGGCCTATGACATGCTTGTGAAAACCGACAGGATGTCGATGGCTCACGGGCTTGAGGTACGGGTTCCATTCATGGATCACGATGTGGTACGTTGTGCTTTCCAAATGCCTGCAAAAAACAAGATGAAGGGAGGTCAACAGAAATACGTGCTGAAGGAATGCTTTGCATCCATCCTGCCCCCGGACATTTTCAACAGACCTAAAAAAGGGTTTGAAATCCCCATCGCCCGCTGGCTCAGGAACGAAATGCGCACCGACATTCAAACCACCCTGAGCGCAGATGCATTGGCTGCTTACCCGCTGCTGAAACCGGATGAGGTGGCACGCATGGTGAAGGCATGTGACCAAAAATATGCGGGCGACTATCCTGCACGGGTGTGGGGACTGTACCTGTTATACAAATGGCTCGCTAAATATCAACCCGAAATCCCCGATTGA
- the lpdA gene encoding dihydrolipoyl dehydrogenase, whose protein sequence is MSYDLLVIGSGPGGYVAAIRASQLGMKVGVVERAELGGICLNWGCIPTKALLKSAQVFEYINHSEDYGIKIKGAEADFGAIVNRSRTVADGMSKGIQFLFKKNKIEHIQGTGKVLPGKKVAVTDSAGKTTEYSANHILIAVGARSRELPNLKQDGKKIIGYREAMTLPKQPKSMIVVGSGAIGSEFAYFYQTMGTQVTLVEYLPNILPLEDEEVSKQVARSFKKIGMNVMTDSSVESVDTKGAQCKVTIKTKKGQEVQECDIVLSAVGIAANLENLGLEDVGIATDKGKILVNDFYQTNMPGYYAIGDCVGGQALAHVASAEGILCVEKISGMHVDPIDYNNIPGCTYCQPEVASVGYTEKAAKEAGFDIKVGKFPYSASGKASAAGNKDGFVKVIFDAKYGEWLGAHMVGANVTEMIAEVVAARKLEATGHEIIKSVHPHPTMSEAVMEAVAAAYDEVIHL, encoded by the coding sequence ATGAGTTATGATCTTTTGGTTATAGGAAGCGGCCCCGGCGGTTATGTAGCGGCGATTCGCGCTTCCCAATTGGGTATGAAAGTGGGTGTGGTGGAACGCGCCGAACTGGGAGGCATCTGCCTGAACTGGGGTTGTATCCCCACCAAAGCCTTGCTGAAAAGTGCCCAGGTTTTTGAATACATCAACCATTCCGAAGATTACGGAATCAAGATTAAAGGTGCGGAAGCGGATTTCGGCGCCATCGTGAACCGCAGCAGAACCGTTGCCGACGGCATGAGCAAAGGCATCCAGTTCCTTTTCAAAAAGAACAAGATCGAACACATCCAGGGTACCGGCAAGGTGCTTCCCGGTAAAAAAGTTGCCGTGACCGACAGCGCCGGAAAAACAACCGAATATAGCGCCAACCATATCCTGATCGCCGTGGGCGCCCGTTCGCGCGAACTGCCGAACCTCAAACAAGACGGCAAAAAAATCATCGGTTACCGCGAAGCCATGACGCTTCCCAAGCAGCCCAAATCCATGATCGTGGTGGGTTCGGGTGCCATCGGCTCCGAATTCGCTTACTTCTACCAGACCATGGGTACCCAGGTGACCCTCGTGGAGTACCTGCCCAACATCCTGCCCCTGGAAGACGAAGAAGTATCCAAGCAAGTGGCCCGTTCATTCAAGAAAATCGGCATGAATGTAATGACCGATTCTTCCGTTGAATCGGTGGACACAAAAGGCGCCCAGTGCAAAGTCACCATTAAAACCAAAAAAGGCCAGGAAGTGCAGGAATGCGACATCGTGCTTTCAGCTGTGGGTATCGCCGCCAACCTGGAAAACCTGGGACTGGAAGATGTAGGGATCGCCACCGATAAAGGCAAAATCCTCGTGAATGATTTCTACCAGACCAACATGCCCGGCTATTATGCCATCGGCGACTGTGTAGGCGGTCAGGCACTGGCACACGTGGCTTCCGCCGAAGGCATCCTGTGCGTTGAAAAGATCTCAGGCATGCACGTGGACCCCATCGATTATAACAACATCCCGGGTTGCACCTATTGCCAACCCGAAGTGGCATCTGTCGGCTATACCGAAAAAGCAGCCAAGGAGGCCGGATTCGACATCAAGGTTGGAAAGTTCCCTTACTCCGCTTCCGGAAAAGCAAGCGCCGCCGGCAACAAGGATGGCTTCGTAAAAGTAATTTTCGATGCCAAATACGGTGAGTGGCTGGGTGCACACATGGTGGGTGCCAACGTAACTGAAATGATCGCCGAAGTGGTTGCTGCCAGAAAACTGGAAGCAACCGGCCATGAGATCATCAAATCGGTTCACCCACATCCAACCATGTCGGAAGCCGTTATGGAGGCCGTAGCAGCAGCCTACGACGAGGTCATTCACCTATAA
- a CDS encoding RidA family protein, producing MKQVINTKQAPAPIGPYNQAIRTGDLLFISGQIALNPETSELEMADVATETHRVMKNLQAILNEAGTNFEKVIKTSIFLSDMGLFAQVNEIYGSYFKDQFPARETVAVAGLPKGVNVEISMIVSCA from the coding sequence ATGAAGCAAGTGATCAATACCAAACAGGCACCCGCACCGATCGGCCCATACAACCAAGCCATCCGCACAGGTGATCTTCTTTTCATTTCGGGCCAGATTGCCCTGAACCCGGAAACCAGCGAACTGGAAATGGCAGATGTAGCCACCGAAACCCACCGTGTTATGAAGAACCTCCAGGCCATCCTCAACGAGGCCGGAACGAATTTCGAGAAGGTGATCAAAACCTCCATCTTCCTTTCAGACATGGGATTGTTTGCACAGGTGAATGAAATCTACGGCTCCTATTTCAAAGACCAGTTCCCGGCAAGGGAAACCGTTGCGGTGGCCGGACTTCCCAAGGGGGTGAATGTGGAGATCTCAATGATCGTATCCTGCGCCTGA
- a CDS encoding LPS-assembly protein LptD — protein sequence MNRVAVISAFTTLLYVLTATSAFAQTAGDGEHPADSIQQTQKEGQTGDLKSKVEYSANDSIRFDVEGKKILLWGNAKINYETTQLEAPYIEIDWTTNTLHAETRPDSSGKDVKPVFADDGENFTARQIDYNFTTKKGRINEVITSEGDGYVHGQVVKKDTNDVYYIHGGDYTTCDLEHPHFSLHASKLKVIPNNKIITGPAYLVIEDVPTPLALPFGLFPNKKEQRSGILMPSYGETKTLGFSLRDGGYFFAINDYINLQVRGDVYSLGSWGLRTASNYAVRYRFRGTLSAGYSSLKFGEKEFPDYSERNDFFIRWNHSVDAKALPGSQFSANVNITSSDYYRNNSLQANEALNNDFSSSIAYSKSFRGTPFNMNLNLRHHQNVQSHQVELSLPQLTLTMNRLTPKPRAGKKGLFSNAGISYTMSMKNDINLLDTIPLSHYTLRDTRKGIRHSIPLSNSFRVFKYFTWSQSAQYNEYWYFETTHKDWDPETHTVQSQTVQQFSAARDWGVGTSLNTKVYGMVGFGKNAWIQAIRHVATPSVGMSWRPDFSKPGYGYYNTVQRDTIPNYDVYSIYEQGMFGGPAKGKSGLINFGVQNNVEMKVRPAADDTTGQAKKIKLIDNLSVSTAYNLAADSIQWQPINIQARATPLPFLNVTFGSAYSPYVTDTQNRTLNRLEILENKRLARLVNMRASIDLSLSHKGAKTEGSTPGISPGLFPIAGQVDFSIPWTLRMNYIVNYTKQLPESTLQQTLAFNGDLSLTPKWKASFYSGYDLTKGQFSYTTITINRDLHCWEMSFFYIPFGSRQSYNLSIRVKAPVLQDLKITKRKDWVDQSILR from the coding sequence TTGAACCGCGTTGCTGTCATATCCGCATTCACAACGTTGCTGTATGTTTTAACGGCAACTTCTGCTTTTGCACAGACAGCGGGAGATGGCGAACATCCTGCCGACTCCATTCAACAAACGCAAAAAGAGGGCCAAACCGGCGACCTCAAATCAAAAGTGGAATACAGTGCAAACGATTCCATCCGGTTTGACGTGGAAGGGAAAAAGATCTTGCTTTGGGGAAATGCAAAGATCAACTACGAAACCACACAACTGGAAGCTCCTTATATAGAGATTGACTGGACCACGAATACCCTGCATGCTGAAACAAGACCCGACAGCAGTGGAAAAGATGTCAAACCGGTCTTTGCCGACGATGGCGAAAATTTCACCGCCAGGCAAATCGATTATAATTTCACCACCAAAAAGGGCCGGATCAATGAAGTGATTACCAGCGAGGGCGACGGCTATGTGCATGGACAGGTTGTCAAAAAAGACACCAATGACGTGTATTATATCCACGGGGGGGATTACACCACCTGCGACCTTGAACATCCTCACTTTTCCCTGCATGCCTCCAAGCTGAAAGTAATCCCCAACAACAAGATCATCACAGGACCTGCCTACCTCGTGATAGAAGACGTTCCAACCCCGTTGGCATTGCCGTTCGGCTTGTTTCCGAACAAGAAGGAACAAAGATCCGGCATCCTGATGCCTTCCTACGGCGAAACCAAAACCCTCGGGTTCTCCCTCCGCGACGGCGGCTATTTTTTCGCCATTAACGACTATATCAACCTGCAGGTACGCGGCGATGTTTATTCACTAGGAAGTTGGGGATTGCGAACTGCAAGCAACTATGCGGTGAGATACCGCTTCAGGGGTACCCTATCGGCGGGGTATTCCAGCCTTAAGTTCGGAGAAAAGGAATTTCCCGACTACAGCGAACGCAACGATTTCTTCATTCGCTGGAACCACTCGGTAGATGCCAAGGCACTGCCCGGAAGCCAGTTCTCTGCAAATGTAAACATCACCAGCAGCGACTACTACCGCAACAATTCTCTCCAAGCCAACGAAGCACTCAACAATGATTTCTCGTCCAGCATCGCCTATTCAAAGAGTTTTCGCGGCACACCGTTTAACATGAACCTGAACCTCCGGCACCACCAGAACGTGCAATCCCACCAGGTTGAATTGTCGCTACCCCAACTCACGCTGACCATGAACCGCCTGACCCCCAAACCCAGAGCGGGGAAAAAAGGGCTTTTCAGCAACGCCGGCATCAGCTATACCATGAGCATGAAGAACGACATCAATTTGCTAGATACCATTCCGTTGAGCCATTACACCCTGCGGGACACACGAAAAGGCATCCGCCATTCCATCCCCCTCAGCAATTCATTCAGGGTGTTTAAATATTTCACCTGGTCGCAATCCGCCCAATACAATGAGTACTGGTATTTCGAAACCACCCACAAGGATTGGGATCCGGAAACGCACACGGTGCAATCCCAAACCGTACAACAGTTTTCGGCTGCACGAGACTGGGGCGTGGGCACGTCACTCAACACGAAGGTCTACGGAATGGTGGGCTTCGGAAAGAACGCGTGGATCCAGGCCATACGGCACGTGGCCACACCGTCCGTGGGCATGAGCTGGCGCCCGGATTTCAGCAAGCCCGGTTACGGCTATTACAATACCGTTCAGAGAGACACAATCCCCAACTATGACGTGTATTCCATATATGAGCAGGGCATGTTCGGCGGTCCGGCCAAAGGAAAGAGCGGCCTGATCAACTTCGGCGTGCAGAACAACGTGGAGATGAAGGTGCGCCCTGCCGCTGATGACACCACCGGTCAGGCGAAAAAGATCAAGCTGATCGACAACCTGTCTGTCAGTACCGCCTATAACCTGGCAGCCGACAGCATCCAATGGCAGCCCATCAACATCCAGGCGCGTGCCACACCGCTGCCTTTCCTTAACGTCACATTCGGAAGCGCATACAGTCCGTACGTAACCGACACCCAGAACCGAACCCTCAACCGTCTTGAAATCCTGGAAAACAAACGCCTTGCCAGGCTGGTCAACATGCGGGCATCCATCGACCTGAGCCTGTCCCACAAAGGAGCAAAAACGGAAGGATCCACACCGGGCATTTCACCCGGACTCTTCCCCATCGCAGGACAGGTTGATTTTTCCATACCCTGGACGTTGCGCATGAACTACATCGTAAACTACACCAAACAACTCCCCGAATCAACCCTGCAACAAACCCTTGCATTCAACGGCGACCTGAGTCTTACCCCTAAGTGGAAAGCCAGCTTCTATTCAGGTTACGACCTGACCAAAGGCCAATTCTCTTATACCACCATCACCATCAACCGGGACCTTCACTGCTGGGAAATGAGCTTTTTCTATATTCCCTTCGGTTCACGCCAGAGCTACAACCTGTCGATCAGGGTAAAAGCCCCGGTGCTGCAAGACCTGAAGATCACCAAAAGGAAGGATTGGGTAGACCAATCGATCCTGAGGTAA
- a CDS encoding N-acetylmuramoyl-L-alanine amidase — protein MKKITCLLLLLAFAPVLTSFVPKGGEEGYKIRTVVIDPGHGGHDPGCSGVKAKEKDVALALALKLGKHIEEQYKDIKVIYTRKDDRFIELHRRAAIANENHADLFICIHLNSGPATAYGAETYVMGLHKSAANLEVAKRENASILLEEGYEEQYDGYDPKSPEGSTILELFQSAYLDQSLAFATRVQDNYRGKAKMKDRGIKQAGFLVLYKTTMPSVLIESGFLTNPSEEKFLTSEEGQSKIAEGLFTAFSSYKKELESRSPGTIVEQAPEDSTEGESSNMADHEIRVNGKPVNQGSTGEQPAVGESEAGIVFKVQIVSSANRIPMSDPSFQNLPDLKEYNEEGIFKYAAGKARTFTDATALQKDIRAKGFADAFVVAFRDGKKIPLKDALDAQGK, from the coding sequence ATGAAAAAGATCACATGTTTACTGTTGTTATTGGCGTTTGCACCGGTGTTAACATCTTTCGTGCCAAAGGGTGGGGAAGAGGGGTATAAGATCCGCACGGTGGTGATTGATCCCGGTCATGGTGGTCATGATCCCGGTTGTTCGGGTGTAAAGGCGAAGGAAAAAGATGTGGCATTGGCGCTGGCATTAAAGCTGGGCAAGCACATTGAGGAGCAGTACAAGGACATCAAGGTCATCTACACGCGCAAAGACGACCGCTTCATCGAACTTCACAGGAGGGCCGCCATTGCCAATGAGAACCATGCGGATCTCTTTATATGCATCCACCTGAACTCCGGGCCCGCCACCGCGTATGGAGCGGAAACCTATGTGATGGGTTTGCACAAGAGCGCGGCCAACCTGGAAGTGGCCAAGCGTGAGAACGCTTCCATCCTGCTTGAAGAAGGATACGAGGAACAGTACGACGGGTATGATCCCAAGTCGCCGGAAGGAAGCACCATCCTGGAATTGTTCCAGAGCGCTTACCTTGATCAGAGCCTGGCCTTCGCCACCCGGGTTCAGGACAACTACCGGGGCAAGGCCAAAATGAAAGACCGGGGCATCAAGCAGGCAGGCTTCCTGGTGTTGTACAAAACCACCATGCCCAGCGTACTGATCGAATCCGGTTTTCTGACCAACCCTTCGGAAGAAAAGTTCCTCACATCGGAAGAGGGACAGTCCAAAATCGCCGAAGGTTTGTTTACCGCTTTTTCGTCCTATAAGAAGGAGCTTGAATCCAGGTCGCCCGGCACCATCGTGGAGCAGGCCCCTGAAGATTCAACGGAAGGCGAGTCATCCAATATGGCAGATCATGAAATACGTGTGAACGGAAAGCCGGTGAATCAGGGAAGCACAGGAGAACAGCCGGCTGTGGGCGAAAGCGAAGCGGGTATCGTATTTAAAGTACAAATCGTATCTTCGGCCAACAGAATTCCAATGAGTGATCCGTCGTTCCAGAACCTTCCTGACTTGAAAGAATACAATGAAGAGGGCATCTTCAAATATGCCGCGGGCAAGGCCAGGACGTTTACAGATGCAACCGCATTGCAGAAAGACATCCGGGCAAAAGGGTTTGCGGATGCATTTGTGGTGGCATTCAGGGACGGAAAGAAAATTCCATTGAAAGATGCGCTGGATGCCCAGGGAAAATAA
- a CDS encoding MCE family protein, producing the protein MKVTREVKIGAVVLIGLVLLVWGFNYLKGTNIFSSKSIYYAKYEHIDGLAEANPVLVKGVKVGQVYSIEMVDGQDARIKVGFSMNSKSFRIPVDSKARIVSANLMGDKSIEVNLGSSDQFLEPGGTLKGEVEESLSEGISKMMAPLQTKANEMMGSLDSVLTVIQYIFNEGTRESLKESFVRLRNTIKNFEKSSGQLDNMLSDQDGNFTVIMNNLSSITTNIRNNNGALTNAINNFSTISDTLARANISNTITNLNGSLEKLAVIFNKLEKGEGTAGKLLQDEDLYDQLTKASAGLDSLVRDFHRHPRTYLKPFGKRNNPNAP; encoded by the coding sequence GTGAAAGTTACCAGGGAAGTAAAAATCGGGGCTGTTGTCCTAATCGGACTTGTATTGCTCGTTTGGGGGTTCAATTACCTGAAGGGAACCAATATCTTTTCCAGCAAAAGCATTTATTACGCCAAGTATGAACACATCGACGGATTGGCAGAAGCCAACCCGGTTCTGGTGAAGGGTGTGAAAGTAGGCCAGGTTTACAGCATTGAGATGGTTGACGGGCAGGATGCCCGGATCAAAGTTGGGTTTTCGATGAACAGCAAATCATTCAGGATACCTGTTGATTCAAAGGCGCGCATTGTGAGTGCCAACCTGATGGGTGACAAGTCCATCGAGGTGAATCTGGGAAGCAGCGATCAGTTCCTTGAACCGGGTGGTACCCTGAAAGGTGAGGTGGAAGAAAGCCTTTCGGAAGGCATTTCCAAAATGATGGCGCCGCTGCAAACCAAGGCCAATGAAATGATGGGGTCACTGGATTCCGTGCTTACCGTGATCCAGTATATCTTCAACGAAGGCACCCGGGAAAGTCTTAAAGAAAGTTTCGTGCGGTTAAGAAATACCATCAAGAACTTTGAAAAATCTTCCGGTCAGCTCGACAATATGCTCTCGGACCAGGACGGAAATTTCACAGTGATCATGAACAACCTGTCAAGCATCACCACCAATATCCGCAACAATAATGGTGCGTTGACCAATGCCATCAACAATTTCTCCACCATCAGTGATACCCTCGCCCGCGCCAATATTTCCAACACCATCACCAACCTGAACGGTTCGCTGGAAAAACTGGCCGTGATTTTTAATAAACTCGAGAAAGGCGAAGGCACTGCGGGTAAGTTGCTTCAGGATGAAGATTTGTACGATCAACTCACCAAAGCTTCCGCCGGTTTGGATAGCCTTGTCAGGGATTTTCACCGACATCCGCGCACATATCTGAAACCTTTCGGTAAACGAAATAACCCCAATGCGCCCTAG
- a CDS encoding 4Fe-4S dicluster domain-containing protein: MSKQIAFTIFFLAAIGVFGYTISRLRRFFKLTKKDFPLDNIPERIRQTLLVAFGQTKILRRPMIGLMHAFVWWGFLVITIGTAEMMVDGLVGTERFLGKILGPVYTAIMASGDVLAAFIVFACISFLARRYVIKVKRFSGVEMTPTANLDATVALLMILFLMVSLLGMNIAYVKLAGAEKVGVYPVSESLQGLVANIGGSTVAKLHELSWWTHIVLVLVFMNILPYSKHFHVFMSVPNVFFTRLGPYTKLRNMESVTKEVKAMLDPSATIEPQAADAPIPRFGVKDVEDVNWKNYADSLTCTQCGRCTSVCPANTTGKLLSPRKILVDLRHRMNDKGPGLSRDPQYTDGKALVGDYITQEELWACTTCNACVQECPVNIDHVSLIVDMRRSLVMEDSSAPESLVAMFTNIENNGAPWQFSPSDRMRWADDLFSNKAS, encoded by the coding sequence ATGAGCAAACAAATCGCATTCACGATTTTCTTCCTGGCAGCCATTGGTGTATTCGGTTACACGATTTCCCGGCTCAGGCGCTTTTTCAAACTCACAAAAAAAGACTTCCCGCTGGATAACATTCCGGAACGGATCCGCCAAACCCTTCTGGTGGCATTCGGCCAGACCAAGATCCTGAGGAGACCGATGATCGGACTGATGCACGCGTTCGTTTGGTGGGGCTTCCTTGTTATCACCATAGGAACCGCGGAAATGATGGTGGATGGCCTGGTGGGTACGGAACGTTTTCTGGGTAAGATCCTCGGGCCGGTTTACACCGCCATCATGGCATCCGGTGATGTGCTTGCAGCCTTTATCGTATTCGCATGTATCTCCTTCCTTGCACGCAGGTATGTGATCAAAGTGAAGCGGTTCTCCGGCGTTGAAATGACACCAACCGCCAACCTGGATGCCACCGTTGCTTTGCTCATGATCCTTTTCCTGATGGTTTCCCTCCTGGGCATGAACATCGCCTATGTGAAACTGGCGGGCGCGGAAAAGGTGGGCGTATACCCGGTGAGTGAATCCCTGCAGGGACTGGTGGCCAATATCGGAGGCAGTACAGTGGCGAAACTTCATGAACTGAGCTGGTGGACACATATCGTGCTGGTGCTTGTGTTCATGAACATCCTCCCGTATTCCAAACACTTCCACGTATTCATGTCGGTACCCAACGTTTTCTTTACACGTCTCGGCCCGTATACCAAACTGCGTAACATGGAAAGTGTGACAAAGGAAGTAAAAGCCATGCTCGATCCTTCAGCCACCATCGAGCCCCAGGCGGCGGATGCACCCATTCCCAGGTTCGGCGTGAAAGATGTTGAAGATGTCAACTGGAAGAATTACGCCGATTCGCTCACGTGCACCCAATGTGGCAGGTGTACGTCCGTATGCCCGGCCAACACAACGGGAAAACTGCTTTCACCGAGAAAAATACTTGTGGATCTGAGGCACCGGATGAACGACAAGGGGCCCGGGCTTTCAAGGGATCCCCAGTATACCGACGGCAAAGCCCTGGTAGGAGATTACATCACCCAGGAAGAGCTGTGGGCATGCACCACCTGCAACGCGTGCGTACAGGAATGCCCTGTGAACATCGACCACGTGTCACTGATCGTTGACATGCGCAGAAGCCTTGTGATGGAGGATTCCTCCGCCCCTGAGTCGCTCGTAGCCATGTTCACCAACATTGAAAATAATGGTGCTCCATGGCAATTCTCGCCATCCGACCGGATGAGGTGGGCCGATGATCTGTTCAGCAACAAAGCGTCTTAA
- a CDS encoding (Fe-S)-binding protein, whose amino-acid sequence MAEMTAAGEQPEILFWVGCAGAFDDRYKKVTRAFVKILDALGVKYAVLGTEESCTGDPARRAGNEFLFQMQAMGNITVLNGYGIKKIVTACPHCFNTLKNEYPDLGGTYEVIHHSTYLQQLIDEGKLRVSDGKPFKGRRITFHDSCYLGRGNNIYDAPRNVLEQLDADLVEMKRSRSRGLCCGAGGAQMFKEAERGDKEVNVERTEEALATGCQIVATACPFCMTMMEDGTKHFNKEDQVKVYDLAELIATANDL is encoded by the coding sequence ATGGCGGAAATGACTGCCGCCGGTGAGCAACCCGAAATTCTGTTTTGGGTGGGATGTGCAGGTGCATTTGACGACAGGTACAAAAAGGTGACCCGCGCATTTGTGAAAATACTGGATGCGTTGGGTGTGAAATATGCCGTGCTTGGTACAGAGGAAAGTTGTACAGGTGATCCGGCACGAAGGGCAGGGAACGAATTCCTTTTTCAGATGCAGGCGATGGGAAACATCACCGTGTTGAACGGCTACGGCATCAAAAAGATCGTAACCGCCTGCCCGCATTGCTTCAATACACTGAAGAACGAGTATCCAGATTTGGGCGGTACATATGAAGTGATTCACCATTCCACATACCTTCAGCAACTGATTGATGAGGGCAAGCTGCGTGTTTCAGACGGGAAACCGTTCAAAGGACGCCGCATCACCTTTCATGATTCGTGTTATCTCGGACGCGGTAACAACATTTATGATGCACCGCGGAATGTGCTGGAACAGTTGGATGCCGACCTGGTGGAAATGAAAAGAAGCCGCAGTCGGGGTTTGTGCTGTGGGGCGGGTGGAGCGCAGATGTTCAAAGAGGCGGAAAGGGGCGATAAGGAGGTGAATGTTGAGCGCACCGAGGAAGCACTTGCAACCGGATGCCAGATTGTGGCCACCGCTTGTCCGTTTTGCATGACAATGATGGAAGATGGGACCAAGCACTTTAACAAGGAAGACCAGGTGAAGGTTTATGACCTCGCCGAACTGATCGCTACTGCCAATGACCTTTGA